Proteins from one Haliaeetus albicilla chromosome 4, bHalAlb1.1, whole genome shotgun sequence genomic window:
- the DNAJB2 gene encoding dnaJ homolog subfamily B member 2 isoform X1: MVDYYEALGVSRNATADDIKKAYRKAALKWHPDKNPDNKEYAEQRFKEIAEAYEVLSDKQKRDVYDRYGKDGLMGAGPGGSRADAGAPEFTFTFRSAHDVFREFFGGRDPFADFFDEMLPFSELRGPGPRHHGGSHFFSSFPGSSDFFASSFSSGADAGLGFRSVSTSTTFVNGRRITTKRIIENGRERVEVEEDGELKSIHIDGVPDDMALGLELSRREQQAFPSPRPPSPPPPAPHRPPSSSPVCLYTDSEDEDEDLQLAMAYSLSEMEAAGHHRAGGHGPGALPVPGGSPGTPSSARRAHGPRGGPEREPPGAGSPARAGHEPVPKAKQWHCPLL, encoded by the exons ATGGTGGACTACTACGAAGCGCTGGGGGTGAGCCGCAATGCCACCGCCGACGACATCAAGAAAGC GTACAGGAAGGCCGCGCTGAAATGGCACCCGGATAAAAACCCAGACAACAAGGAGTATGCTGAGCAAAGGTTCAAGGAGATCGCCGAGGCGTACGAAGTGCTGTCGGACA aGCAGAAGCGTGACGTCTATGACCGTTACGGCAAGGACGGACTCATGGGGGCAG GACCAGGGGGCTCCAGGGCCGATGCCGGGGCCCCCGAATTCACCTTCACCTTCCGCAGTGCTCACGACGTCTTCCGGGAGTTCTTCGGCGGGCGAGATCCCTTCGCTGACTTCtttg ATGAGATGCTGCCCTTCTCTGAGCTGCGAGGACCTGGTCCCCGGCACCACGGGGGAAGccacttcttttcctccttcccaggaTCCTCAG ATTTCTTCGCCTCGTCATTCAGCTCCGGCGCCGACGCAGGGCTGGGCTTCCGCTCCGTCTCCACCTCTACCACCTTCGTTAATGGCAGGCGCATCACCACCAAGCG gATTATCGAGAACGGGCGGGAGCGGGTGGAAGTGGAGGAGGACGGGGAGCTGAAGTCAATCCACATCGATG GCGTCCCTGATGACATggcgctggggctggagctgagccGGCGGGAACAGCAAGCCTTCCCCAGCCCACGGCCCCCCTCGCCCCCACCGCCCGCCCCGCACCGGCCCCCGAGCTCCTCGCCCGTCTGCCTCTACACGGACAGCGAGGACGAGGACGAGGACTTGCAGCTGGCCATGGCCTACAGCCTCTCCGAGATGGAGGCTGCGGGGCACCACCGAGCAGGTGGGCATGGCCCCGGCGCCCTGCCGGTGCCAGGGGGCAGCCCCGGCACCCCGTCCTCTGCCCGCAGAGCCCATGGTCCCCGGGGGGGCCCAGAGCGGGAACCGCCGGGGGCCGGCAGCCCCGCCAGAGCGGGGCACGAACCTGTCCCCAAAGCGAAGCAGTGGCACTGCCCCCTGCTCTGA
- the LOC138685072 gene encoding tubulin alpha-5 chain — MRECISVHVGQAGVQMGNTCWELYCLEHGIQPDGQMPSDKTIGGGDDSFTTFFCETGAGKHVPRAIFVDLEPTVIDEVRAGIYRQLFHPEQLITGKEDAANNYARGHYTIGKEIIDQVLDRIRKLADQCTGLQGFLVFHSFGGGTGSGFTSLLMERLSVDYGKKSKLEFSIYPAPQVSTAVVEPYNSILTTHTTLEHSDCAFMVDNEAIYDICRRNLDIERPTYTNLNRLISQIVSSITASLRFDGALNVDLTEFQTNLVPYPRIHFPLATYAPVISAEKAYHEQLSVAEITNSCFEPANQMVKCDPRHGKYMACCLLYRGDVVPKDVNAAIATIKTKRSIQFVDWCPTGFKVGINYQPPTVVPGGDLAKVQRAVCMLSNTTAIAEAWARLDHKFDLMYAKRAFVHWYVGEGMEEGEFSEAREDMAALEKDYEEVGLDSYEDEEEGEE, encoded by the exons ATG cgcGAGTGCATCTCTGTCCACGTCGGCCAGGCCGGCGTCCAGATGGGCAACACCTGCTGGGAGCTGTACTGCCTGGAGCACGGCATCCAGCCCGACGGGCAGATGCCCAGCGACAAAACCATCGGTGGAGGGGACGACTCTTTCACCACCTTCTTCTGCGAGACTGGGGCTGGGAAGCATGTCCCGCGGGCCATCTTTGTGGACCTGGAGCCCACTGTGATTG ATGAAGTTCGGGCTGGAATCTACCGCCAGCTCTTCCACCCTGAGCAGCTGATCACCGGCAAGGAGGATGCTGCCAACAACTACGCCCGTGGGCACTACACCATCGGCAAAGAGATCATCGACCAAGTGCTGGACAGGATCCGGAAGCTG GCTGACCAGTGCACAGGCCTCCAGGGATTCCTCGTGTTTCACAGCTTTGGAGGTGGCACCGGCTCTGGATTCACCTCCTTGTTGATGGAGCGACTCTCCGTTGACTATGGCAAGAAGTCCAAGCTGGAGTTCTCCATCTACCCTGCACCACAGGTCTCCACCGCTGTGGTGGAGCCCTACAACTCCATTCTCACCACACACACCACACTGGAGCACTCGGACTGCGCCTTTATGGTGGACAATGAAGCCATCTACGACATCTGCCGCAGGAACCTGGACATCGAGCGCCCAACCTACACCAACTTGAACAGACTCATCAGCCAGATCGTCTCATCCATCACAGCATCGCTGCGGTTTGACGGGGCCCTGAACGTTGACCTGACCGAGTTCCAGACCAACCTGGTGCCCTACCCTCGCATCCACTTCCCCCTGGCCACCTATGCCCCTGTCATCTCCGCAGAGAAGGCCTATCACGAGCAGCTGTCAGTGGCCGAGATCACCAACTCCTGCTTTGAGCCAGCCAACCAGATGGTGAAGTGCGACCCTCGCCACGGCAAGTACATGGCCTGCTGCCTGCTGTACCGCGGGGACGTGGTGCCCAAGGACGTCAACGCTGCCATCGCCACCATCAAGACCAAGCGCAGCATCCAGTTTGTGGACTGGTGCCCCACGGGCTTCAAGGTGGGCATCAACTACCAGCCCCCCACGGTGGTGCCGGGGGGGGACCTGGCCAAGGTGCAGCGCGCCGTCTGCATGCTGAGCAACACCACGGCCATCGCCGAGGCCTGGGCTCGCCTGGACCACAAGTTCGACCTGATGTACGCCAAGCGAGCCTTTGTGCACTGGTACGTGGGCGAGGGCATGGAGGAAGGGGAGTTCTCCGAGGCGCGGGAAGACATGGCCGCTCTGGAGAAGGATTACGAGGAGGTGGGCCTGGACTCCTACGAGGATGAAGAGGAGGGCGAGGAGTAG
- the DNAJB2 gene encoding dnaJ homolog subfamily B member 2 isoform X2, producing MVDYYEALGVSRNATADDIKKAYRKAALKWHPDKNPDNKEYAEQRFKEIAEAYEVLSDKQKRDVYDRYGKDGLMGAGPGGSRADAGAPEFTFTFRSAHDVFREFFGGRDPFADFFDEMLPFSELRGPGPRHHGGSHFFSSFPGSSDFFASSFSSGADAGLGFRSVSTSTTFVNGRRITTKRIIENGRERVEVEEDGELKSIHIDGVPDDMALGLELSRREQQAFPSPRPPSPPPPAPHRPPSSSPVCLYTDSEDEDEDLQLAMAYSLSEMEAAGHHRAGVF from the exons ATGGTGGACTACTACGAAGCGCTGGGGGTGAGCCGCAATGCCACCGCCGACGACATCAAGAAAGC GTACAGGAAGGCCGCGCTGAAATGGCACCCGGATAAAAACCCAGACAACAAGGAGTATGCTGAGCAAAGGTTCAAGGAGATCGCCGAGGCGTACGAAGTGCTGTCGGACA aGCAGAAGCGTGACGTCTATGACCGTTACGGCAAGGACGGACTCATGGGGGCAG GACCAGGGGGCTCCAGGGCCGATGCCGGGGCCCCCGAATTCACCTTCACCTTCCGCAGTGCTCACGACGTCTTCCGGGAGTTCTTCGGCGGGCGAGATCCCTTCGCTGACTTCtttg ATGAGATGCTGCCCTTCTCTGAGCTGCGAGGACCTGGTCCCCGGCACCACGGGGGAAGccacttcttttcctccttcccaggaTCCTCAG ATTTCTTCGCCTCGTCATTCAGCTCCGGCGCCGACGCAGGGCTGGGCTTCCGCTCCGTCTCCACCTCTACCACCTTCGTTAATGGCAGGCGCATCACCACCAAGCG gATTATCGAGAACGGGCGGGAGCGGGTGGAAGTGGAGGAGGACGGGGAGCTGAAGTCAATCCACATCGATG GCGTCCCTGATGACATggcgctggggctggagctgagccGGCGGGAACAGCAAGCCTTCCCCAGCCCACGGCCCCCCTCGCCCCCACCGCCCGCCCCGCACCGGCCCCCGAGCTCCTCGCCCGTCTGCCTCTACACGGACAGCGAGGACGAGGACGAGGACTTGCAGCTGGCCATGGCCTACAGCCTCTCCGAGATGGAGGCTGCGGGGCACCACCGAGCAG GTGTGTTCTGA
- the STK16 gene encoding serine/threonine-protein kinase 16, with translation MGQALCVCSRGTVSLGGARYLVLHRLAEGGFSYVDLVEGLRDGRFYALKRILCHDKEDRQAALHEVEMHGLFDHPNILRLVAHCMVEKGAKHEAWLLLPYVKGGTLWREVEALREKGTFMPEQRILLILHGICSGLQAIHGKGYAHRDLKPTNVLLDEDDRPVLMDLGSMNRARIEVNSSQEAMAVQDWAAQRCTISYRAPELFTVPSQCVIDERTDIWSLGCVLYCMMFGEGPYDAIFQKGDSVALAVQNPIVVPPTTRYSAALQRLLFSMMTLNPQERPSISDILHQLDGLQPAPVGQDTTQI, from the exons ATGGGGCAGGCGCTGTGCGTCTGCTCCCGCGGCACCGTCAGCCTGGGGGGCGCGCGGTACCTCGTGCTCCACCGCTTGGCAGAGGG GGGCTTCAGCTATGTGGACCTGGTGGAGGGGCTGCGGGACGGTCGCTTCTATGCCCTGAAGCGCATCCTGTGCCATGACAAGGAGGACCGCCAGGCTGCCCTGCACGAGGTGGAAATGCATGGCCTCTTTGACCACCCCAACATCCTGCGCCTGGTGGCCCACTGCATGGTGGAGAAGGGTGCCAAGCATGAAGCTTGGCTCCTCCTGCCCTATGTGAAG GGAGGGACCCTGTGGCGCGAGGTGGAAGCACTGCGAGAGAAAGGGACCTTCATGCCAGAGCAGCGGatcctcctcatcctccatGGCATCTGCAGTGGGCTGCAAGCCATCCATGGCAAGGGCTACGCACACAG GGACCTCAAGCCCACCAATGTGCTGCTGGATGAGGATGACCGGCCTGTGCTGATGGACCTGGGCTCCATGAACCGAGCTCGCATCGAAGTCAACAGCTCTCAGGAGGCCATGGCTGTGCAG GACTGGGCTGCCCAGCGCTGCACCATCTCCTACCGTGCCCCCGAGCTCTTCACGGTGCCAAGCCAGTGCGTCATAGACGAGCGCACAGATATCTGG TCCCTAGGCTGCGTGCTGTACTGCATGATGTTTGGAGAGGGCCCTTACGACGCCATCTTCCAGAAGGGTGACAGTGTGGCTTTGGCGGTGCAGAACCCCATTGTCGTGCCCCCCACGACCAG GTACTCGGCTGCCTTGCAGCGCCTGCTCTTCTCCATGATGACGTTGAACCCCCAGGAGCGACCCAGCATAAGTGACATCCTCCACCAGCTGGATGGGCTGCAACCAGCGCCGGTGGGACAGGACACCACGCAGATCTGA
- the LOC104319504 gene encoding tubulin alpha-5 chain has product MRECISVHVGQAGVQMGNTCWELYCLEHGIQPDGQMPSDKTIGGGDDSFTTFFCETGAGKHVPRAIFVDLEPTVIDEVRGGVYRQLFHPEQMITGKEDAANNYARGHYTIGKEIIDQVLDRIRKLADQCTGLQGFLVFRSFGGGTGSGFTSLLMERLSVDYGKKSKLEFSIYPAPQVSTAVVEPYNSILTTHSTLEHSDCAFMVDNEAIYDICRRNLDIERPTYTNLNRLISQVVSSITASLRFDGALNVDLTEFQTNLVPYPRIHFPLATYAPVVSAERAYHEQLSVAEITNSCFEPANQMVKCDPRHGKYMACCLLYRGDVVPKDVNAAIATIKTKRSIQFVDWCPTGFKVGINYQPPTVVPGGDLAKVQRAVCMLSNTTAIAEAWARLDHKFDLMYAKRAFVHWYVGEGMEEGEFSEAREDMAALEKDYEEVGLDSYEDEEEGEE; this is encoded by the exons ATG cgcGAGTGCATCTCTGTCCACGTCGGCCAGGCCGGCGTCCAGATGGGCAACACCTGCTGGGAGCTGTACTGCCTGGAGCACGGCATCCAGCCCGACGGGCAGATGCCCAGCGACAAAACCATCGGTGGAGGGGACGACTCTTTCACCACCTTCTTCTGCGAGACTGGGGCTGGGAAGCATGTCCCGCGGGCCATCTTCGTGGACCTGGAGCCCACCGTGATTG ATGAGGTTCGGGGAGGAGTCTACCGCCAGCTCTTCCACCCTGAACAGATGATCACCGGCAAGGAGGATGCTGCCAACAACTACGCCCGTGGGCACTACACCATCGGCAAAGAGATCATCGACCAAGTGCTGGACAGGATCCGGAAGCTG GCTGACCAGTGCACAGGCCTCCAGGGATTCCTCGTATTTCGTAGTTTCGGAGGGGGCACTGGCTCTGGATTCACCTCCTTGTTGATGGAGCGACTCTCCGTTGACTATGGCAAGAAGTCCAAGCTGGAGTTCTCCATCTACCCTGCACCACAGGTCTCCACCGCTGTGGTAGAGCCCTACAATTCCATTCTCACCACACACAGCACATTGGAGCATTCAGACTGCGCCTTTATGGTGGACAATGAAGCCATCTACGACATCTGCCGCAGGAACCTGGACATCGAGCGCCCAACCTACACCAACTTGAACAGACTCATCAGCCAGGTTGTCTCATCCATCACAGCATCGCTGCGGTTTGACGGGGCCCTGAACGTTGACCTGACCGAGTTCCAGACCAACCTGGTGCCCTACCCTCGCATCCACTTCCCCCTGGCCACCTATGCTCCAGTGGTTTCGGCTGAGAGAGCCTATCACGAGCAGCTGTCAGTGGCCGAGATCACCAACTCCTGCTTTGAGCCAGCCAACCAGATGGTGAAGTGCGACCCTCGCCACGGCAAGTACATGGCCTGCTGCCTGCTGTACCGCGGGGACGTGGTGCCCAAGGACGTCAACGCTGCCATCGCCACCATCAAGACCAAGCGCAGCATCCAGTTTGTGGACTGGTGCCCCACGGGCTTCAAGGTGGGCATCAACTACCAGCCCCCCACGGTGGTGCCGGGGGGGGACCTGGCCAAGGTGCAGCGCGCCGTCTGCATGCTGAGCAACACCACGGCCATCGCCGAGGCCTGGGCTCGCCTGGACCACAAGTTCGACCTGATGTACGCCAAGCGAGCCTTTGTGCACTGGTACGTGGGCGAGGGCATGGAGGAAGGGGAGTTCTCCGAGGCGCGGGAAGACATGGCCGCTCTGGAGAAGGATTACGAGGAGGTGGGCCTGGACTCCTACGAGGATGAAGAGGAGGGCGAGGAGTAG